A single genomic interval of bacterium harbors:
- a CDS encoding FAD-dependent oxidoreductase, whose amino-acid sequence MLRLSALLPDQTYHSLLVPCKEACPVHTDARGYIRAIAEGRFEDAYLIARGPNPFASICGRICAAPCEAACRRGKLPRWDEHGSLVGYDKPVAIRSLKRFACEQAGPEARPVEELLSRLRQYQPGFFMDAEEMAALLRSGVQGAFKPASGEQVAIIGGGPAGLSAAHDLALMGFRPLVLESESVVGGMLAVGVPSYRLPRQIITREIDVIRALGVEIQTGVMVGQHVSFAQLRKDFPAVIIAVGAKGSRRLGLEGESGPGVYGGVDLLRSVALGLPLEVGREVVVVGGGNVAYDVARTVLRQIAYDTARTAARMPGMGKVRLVSLETLEEMPADTSEILEGDQEGIQRINGWGPVRILRDGGGAVKGVEFRKCHRVYDEQRRFAPVFDDSMRMTISCDTVLLAVGQAPNLSFLQGWEKEVGLVKPGFLKVDKDTLSTAAPGVFAAGDIAHGTRLLIDAVASGKAVARSVYRYITGRQISLEQTTSYITIPRYQRERGYEAKARVPVQLLEPDQRLQRPDIQVELGYTRSQAMLEASRCLDCGVTPIFDSSRCLLCGGCVDVCPTSCLKLVELTHLEIDLPGVDGPWDCAILKDEDRCIRCACCARRCPVGAITMERVTLQSNWSTERGKAAQSTGHRAG is encoded by the coding sequence GCCAGGGGATACATCAGGGCCATTGCAGAAGGCAGATTCGAGGATGCTTACCTGATTGCAAGAGGACCAAATCCCTTTGCCTCCATCTGCGGCCGCATCTGCGCAGCTCCCTGCGAGGCGGCCTGCCGCAGGGGCAAGCTGCCCCGATGGGATGAGCATGGTAGCCTTGTGGGATATGACAAGCCTGTGGCCATCCGTTCCCTGAAAAGATTCGCCTGCGAACAGGCCGGCCCAGAGGCTCGGCCTGTTGAGGAGCTTCTATCCAGGCTGCGGCAATACCAGCCTGGTTTTTTCATGGATGCAGAAGAGATGGCAGCTCTGCTTCGAAGCGGTGTCCAGGGGGCCTTCAAGCCTGCCTCTGGAGAGCAGGTGGCAATAATAGGGGGAGGGCCGGCAGGTCTGTCAGCAGCCCATGATCTGGCTTTGATGGGATTTCGGCCCTTGGTCTTGGAAAGTGAGTCCGTGGTGGGTGGAATGCTGGCAGTGGGTGTTCCCAGCTACAGGCTTCCCAGGCAGATCATCACCCGCGAGATAGATGTCATAAGGGCACTGGGAGTGGAGATCCAAACAGGTGTCATGGTTGGGCAGCATGTCTCCTTTGCTCAACTGCGCAAGGACTTCCCTGCAGTGATCATAGCCGTGGGTGCCAAGGGCTCCAGGAGGCTGGGGCTGGAGGGGGAATCGGGGCCGGGGGTCTACGGTGGGGTGGATCTTCTTAGGTCAGTTGCTTTGGGTCTGCCCCTGGAGGTGGGCAGGGAAGTGGTGGTAGTGGGTGGAGGCAATGTGGCCTACGACGTGGCAAGGACAGTGCTCAGGCAGATCGCGTACGACACGGCCCGCACCGCGGCCCGCATGCCGGGCATGGGGAAGGTCAGGCTGGTATCCCTGGAGACATTGGAAGAGATGCCTGCAGACACCTCCGAGATACTGGAAGGGGATCAAGAGGGCATCCAGAGGATAAATGGATGGGGGCCAGTTCGGATCCTACGGGATGGGGGTGGGGCGGTCAAAGGGGTAGAGTTTCGCAAATGCCACCGAGTGTACGACGAACAGAGAAGATTCGCCCCTGTTTTCGATGACTCCATGCGCATGACCATTTCCTGCGACACGGTGCTTTTGGCCGTGGGCCAGGCGCCCAATCTTTCCTTCCTCCAGGGCTGGGAAAAAGAGGTGGGGCTTGTGAAGCCAGGGTTTCTAAAGGTGGACAAAGATACTCTGTCCACCGCTGCCCCCGGGGTCTTTGCCGCAGGGGACATCGCCCATGGCACCAGGCTTCTCATAGACGCTGTGGCTTCTGGCAAGGCCGTGGCCCGCTCGGTGTACAGGTACATCACGGGCAGGCAGATCAGCCTGGAGCAGACCACATCTTACATAACCATTCCCCGCTACCAGAGGGAACGTGGGTACGAGGCCAAGGCCCGTGTGCCTGTCCAACTCCTGGAGCCGGACCAAAGGCTTCAAAGGCCGGACATTCAGGTGGAGCTTGGATACACAAGGTCACAGGCAATGCTGGAGGCCTCCAGGTGCCTGGACTGCGGGGTGACTCCCATATTCGACTCCTCCAGATGCTTGCTTTGTGGGGGTTGTGTGGATGTGTGCCCCACAAGTTGTTTGAAACTGGTGGAGTTGACCCATCTGGAGATAGATCTACCTGGCGTGGATGGTCCATGGGATTGCGCCATCCTCAAAGACGAGGATCGTTGCATCAGATGCGCCTGCTGCGCCAGACGCTGCCCTGTGGGGGCCATTACCATGGAGAGGGTCACCCTGCAGAGCAATTGGAGCACAGAGCGGGGAAAAGCAGCACAGAGCACAGGGCACAGAGCGGGATGA